The following coding sequences are from one Streptomyces sp. V3I7 window:
- a CDS encoding MFS transporter: MAYRIRAEVPQGDARAAGSGRDNRRGPIVAAAIGNFVEWYDYAVYGTLAVVLATLFFPKQDETAAILLTYTGYAVASVLRPAGALLFGALGDRIGRKSTLSAVVLLMSVSTAAIGLLPTYSGIGVWAPILLFVCRAFQGLSAGGEYGGSATFLSEYAPSGKRGLYTSWQTFTVLLSFLVGALLGALLTRGLGQEVLLSWAWRIPFLVALPLGLVGLYLRLRLEDTPAFAELKSQQDVTRSPLREAARDHKAALARVCGLAFFGTAATFVFLTYSTTYVVVNLKKSLDLGLIGLSAGLVVGMALCPFVGMAADRWGRRPVTLWSTIGILALVYPGFLLMGARSDAAIIGGYVLFTVLLTLYTGAAPAVLTEAFPTRVRYSGLSMSYSVAGSLTGLATPFALEWLIEHAGSASGPALWVLFTGVAGLTAAILLPETRGQDLA; encoded by the coding sequence ATGGCATACAGGATTAGGGCTGAGGTCCCTCAAGGTGATGCGCGGGCGGCCGGTTCGGGCCGCGACAACCGGCGCGGCCCGATCGTGGCCGCCGCGATCGGCAACTTCGTCGAGTGGTACGACTACGCCGTCTACGGCACCCTCGCGGTGGTTCTGGCGACGCTGTTCTTCCCCAAGCAGGACGAGACGGCGGCGATCCTGCTGACCTACACCGGGTACGCGGTCGCCTCCGTACTGCGTCCGGCGGGCGCGCTGCTGTTCGGCGCCCTGGGGGACCGGATAGGCCGCAAGTCCACGCTCTCCGCGGTCGTCCTGCTGATGTCGGTGTCCACGGCGGCCATCGGTCTGCTGCCGACCTACTCCGGCATCGGCGTCTGGGCGCCGATCCTGCTCTTCGTCTGCCGCGCCTTCCAGGGGCTGTCCGCGGGTGGTGAGTACGGCGGTTCGGCCACCTTCCTGTCCGAGTACGCGCCGAGCGGGAAGCGGGGCCTGTACACGAGCTGGCAGACCTTCACGGTCCTGCTCTCCTTCCTCGTCGGCGCGCTGCTGGGGGCGCTGCTCACGCGGGGTCTGGGCCAGGAAGTTCTCTTGTCATGGGCATGGCGCATTCCGTTTCTCGTAGCCCTCCCGCTCGGCCTCGTCGGCCTCTATCTGCGGCTGCGGCTGGAGGACACCCCGGCGTTCGCCGAGCTCAAGTCCCAGCAGGACGTGACCCGCAGCCCGCTGCGGGAGGCCGCGCGCGACCACAAGGCAGCCCTGGCACGGGTGTGCGGACTGGCGTTCTTCGGTACGGCCGCCACGTTCGTGTTCCTCACCTACTCCACCACCTACGTCGTCGTGAACCTCAAGAAGTCCCTCGACCTCGGGCTCATCGGACTCAGCGCCGGCCTGGTCGTCGGCATGGCGCTGTGCCCGTTCGTCGGCATGGCGGCCGACCGGTGGGGGAGGCGTCCGGTGACGCTCTGGTCCACGATCGGCATCCTCGCGCTGGTCTATCCCGGCTTCCTGCTCATGGGCGCCCGCTCCGACGCCGCGATCATCGGCGGGTACGTCCTGTTCACCGTGCTGCTCACGCTGTACACCGGCGCCGCGCCGGCCGTGCTGACCGAAGCGTTCCCGACCCGGGTCCGCTACTCGGGCCTGTCGATGAGCTACAGCGTCGCCGGATCGCTGACCGGTCTGGCCACGCCGTTCGCGCTCGAGTGGCTCATCGAGCACGCCGGGAGCGCCAGCGGACCGGCCCTGTGGGTTCTGTTCACCGGAGTCGCCGGCCTCACCGCCGCGATCCTGCTGCCCGAGACACGAGGACAGGACCTCGCCTAG
- a CDS encoding NCS1 family nucleobase:cation symporter-1, giving the protein MTDTAPSAIPPTSQVTLADGRVEITPGAPQPTGPYANQDLLPVPVEKRGWTTYNFCALWVGMAHNTASWTLASGLIAVGMDWKQAVFTIALANVIVLIPMLLTGHAGPKYGIPFPVFARASFGVRGANLPAVVRALVACGWFGIQTWIGGEAIYFLAGKLIGDSWADAAEVGGHAWTMWLSFALFWVIQVAVIYRGMETIRRFENWAAPFVLVGAGVMLWWMSSRAGGFGPLFDQPSKLGWGGDFWKLFWPSLMGMIGFWSTLSLNIPDFTRYGRSQRAQTWGQSLGLPTTMTLFAFLSVLVTSGSQAVYGEPIWDPVQLAAKTDNVVGLLYALVTVLVATLSVNIAANLVSPAFDFSNIAPRRVSFRTGALVTCVLGVLIFPWKLYADPQGYIFTWLGLVGGLLGTVAGILIADYWVLRRTRLDLTDLYRTGGRYWYAGGWNWRAVVAFVAGGVLAVGGASFRPLVDGRPVPALAPLADYGWAVGLGTSLVLYLVLMALRGRRPEEAAV; this is encoded by the coding sequence ATGACCGACACCGCACCCTCGGCCATACCGCCGACCTCCCAAGTCACTCTCGCCGACGGCCGGGTCGAGATCACACCCGGTGCCCCGCAGCCCACCGGCCCGTACGCCAACCAGGACCTGTTGCCGGTCCCCGTCGAGAAGCGCGGCTGGACGACGTACAACTTCTGCGCCCTGTGGGTCGGCATGGCCCACAACACGGCGTCCTGGACGCTCGCGTCCGGGCTGATCGCCGTGGGCATGGACTGGAAGCAGGCGGTGTTCACCATCGCCCTGGCCAATGTGATCGTGCTGATCCCGATGCTGCTCACCGGGCACGCCGGACCCAAGTACGGCATCCCGTTCCCGGTGTTCGCCCGCGCCTCCTTCGGGGTGCGCGGCGCCAACCTCCCCGCTGTCGTACGGGCGTTGGTGGCGTGCGGCTGGTTCGGCATCCAGACCTGGATCGGCGGCGAGGCCATCTACTTCCTCGCCGGGAAGCTGATCGGCGACAGCTGGGCGGACGCCGCGGAGGTCGGTGGCCACGCCTGGACGATGTGGCTGTCGTTCGCGCTGTTCTGGGTGATCCAGGTCGCCGTCATCTACCGGGGCATGGAGACGATCCGCCGCTTCGAGAACTGGGCCGCGCCCTTCGTGCTCGTCGGCGCGGGCGTGATGCTGTGGTGGATGAGCAGCAGGGCCGGCGGCTTCGGCCCGCTGTTCGACCAGCCTTCCAAGCTCGGCTGGGGCGGCGACTTCTGGAAGCTGTTCTGGCCCTCGCTCATGGGCATGATCGGCTTCTGGTCCACGCTCTCGCTCAACATCCCCGACTTCACCCGCTACGGCAGAAGCCAACGCGCCCAGACCTGGGGACAGTCGCTCGGGCTGCCGACGACCATGACGCTGTTCGCGTTCCTGTCCGTGCTGGTGACGTCCGGCTCGCAGGCGGTGTACGGCGAGCCGATCTGGGACCCGGTGCAGCTCGCGGCGAAGACGGACAACGTCGTCGGACTGCTGTACGCGCTCGTGACGGTCCTCGTGGCGACGCTGTCGGTGAACATCGCGGCCAACCTGGTCTCGCCCGCCTTCGACTTCTCCAACATCGCGCCGCGCAGGGTGAGTTTCCGCACCGGCGCCCTCGTCACGTGCGTGCTCGGCGTCCTGATCTTCCCGTGGAAGCTGTACGCCGACCCGCAGGGCTACATCTTCACCTGGCTCGGCCTGGTCGGCGGGCTGCTCGGCACGGTCGCCGGCATCCTCATCGCCGACTACTGGGTGCTGCGCCGCACCCGTCTCGACCTCACCGACCTGTACCGCACGGGCGGCCGCTACTGGTACGCGGGCGGCTGGAACTGGCGGGCGGTCGTGGCCTTCGTGGCCGGGGGCGTGCTGGCCGTGGGCGGGGCGAGCTTCCGGCCGCTGGTCGACGGGCGGCCCGTCCCGGCGCTGGCCCCGCTGGCCGACTACGGCTGGGCGGTGGGCCTCGGGACGTCGCTGGTGCTGTACCTGGTGCTGATGGCACTGCGGGGCAGGCGGCCCGAGGAAGCGGCCGTCTGA
- a CDS encoding helix-turn-helix domain-containing protein: MDETTLAERVGGRLRQLRKDRALTLAALSRSSGVSVSYLSAVEKGINHPSLHTLAAITEALQVSIPEVLAREGQETIRQARMPERPGESVDISHPLLTLRGVVVSAEPGDHGTCPVDLKARGLFLYVVRGTVVIHVGAGDHTLHTGDALDVTEPGAVTWTSTGASTVVWVSCPVQ, translated from the coding sequence GTGGACGAGACGACGCTGGCGGAGCGGGTCGGCGGACGGCTGCGGCAGCTCCGCAAGGACCGCGCGCTCACCCTGGCGGCGCTCTCCCGGTCCAGCGGTGTCTCGGTGTCGTATCTGTCCGCGGTCGAGAAGGGCATCAACCATCCCTCGCTGCACACCCTGGCCGCCATCACCGAGGCGCTCCAGGTGAGCATCCCGGAGGTGCTCGCGCGCGAGGGCCAGGAGACGATCCGGCAGGCCCGCATGCCCGAGCGGCCGGGCGAGTCGGTGGACATCTCGCACCCGCTGCTCACCCTGCGCGGCGTGGTGGTCTCGGCGGAGCCCGGCGACCACGGCACGTGCCCGGTGGATCTGAAGGCGCGCGGCCTGTTCCTGTACGTCGTGCGCGGAACCGTGGTCATCCACGTCGGCGCCGGCGACCACACGCTGCACACCGGTGACGCCCTGGACGTCACGGAGCCCGGCGCCGTGACCTGGACCAGCACCGGCGCCTCGACGGTCGTCTGGGTGTCCTGCCCGGTCCAGTGA
- a CDS encoding bifunctional 2-polyprenyl-6-hydroxyphenol methylase/3-demethylubiquinol 3-O-methyltransferase UbiG, translating to MSGETALATDYASGALSKNSEGELERLRLLQEWGDPDTREVLRTAGLDRAARCLEIGAGAGSVARWIADACPDGSVVAVDIDTRYVRDIERPHLQWRTGDVRELDFAPGSFDLIHSRLTFCHLPEREELVARAVRWLRPGGRLVLGDPMCMPAAGSVHAPVRRFFGALEEGWAAQGSDMTRWAQTLPSQLARAGLTGIGVLTRANCLGGTGPYAALAAANIRQEGAYLVRTGLLAQAEVDAVADLCADPGFTDIRSITVYAWGRVPTDGSGARAPEERS from the coding sequence ATGAGCGGTGAGACGGCACTGGCGACCGACTATGCGTCGGGGGCGCTGAGCAAGAACTCGGAAGGGGAGCTGGAACGGCTGCGATTACTGCAGGAGTGGGGTGATCCCGACACCCGCGAGGTGCTGCGCACCGCGGGCCTCGACCGTGCCGCGCGGTGTCTGGAGATCGGGGCGGGCGCCGGTTCGGTCGCCCGCTGGATCGCCGACGCGTGTCCGGACGGGAGCGTCGTCGCCGTCGACATCGACACCCGGTACGTGCGGGACATCGAGCGCCCGCATCTTCAGTGGCGCACCGGCGACGTGCGTGAACTCGACTTCGCGCCGGGCTCGTTCGATCTGATCCACTCCCGGCTGACGTTCTGCCATCTGCCCGAGCGCGAGGAACTGGTCGCGCGGGCGGTGCGGTGGCTCCGGCCCGGCGGGCGGCTCGTCCTCGGCGATCCGATGTGCATGCCGGCGGCCGGGTCGGTGCACGCGCCGGTCCGGCGCTTCTTCGGCGCGCTGGAGGAGGGCTGGGCGGCGCAGGGCTCCGACATGACGCGGTGGGCGCAGACGCTGCCCTCGCAGCTGGCGCGTGCGGGACTGACCGGCATCGGGGTGCTGACCCGGGCCAACTGCCTGGGCGGGACGGGTCCTTACGCCGCGCTGGCCGCCGCCAACATCCGTCAGGAGGGCGCCTATCTGGTCCGCACCGGTCTGCTGGCGCAGGCCGAGGTGGACGCGGTGGCCGACCTGTGCGCCGATCCCGGTTTCACCGACATCCGCTCCATCACCGTCTACGCGTGGGGCCGGGTGCCCACTGACGGGTCCGGAGCCAGAGCACCCGAGGAACGTTCATGA
- a CDS encoding MFS transporter, producing the protein MTVPDDRPSPSPGAAKQVTEETAAPAAAVGLSAPRWRGVLGCIVAAAMTVLDLSMTSTALGGIQETLHASLAKGALVISAYATAELITLSLSAFLTRVFSPRTYLTLLVCVFVGGALLAASAWNFESLLLARVIQGSASGAIMPFAYYSIVVLLPGKEHPKAISTFSIMVTGSYVLAPILCITLAEWASWRALYCVAAPLGVFALWLALPGLREMRQDESPLGRRANLVSIGAAVVGLFCAQYALDSGQSRGWFASGVVTLMVVTAVVAAAGFVFTELRSRNPLVDLRLLRLRPFLASCVFNVVAGVAVYSAFVLIPFYLTSLGFSVGEIGTVSLYGGTVQLVIATGLPLLLRRVDAYLVSTIGAAVFALAALLPLLAGSEPPYAVIVLALMARSVGSGLLLAALGLIATRALRSAQASSGSLLFNMARSLGGSIGAACCAAFLAIREAYHVRAGDVSAKAGRALALHDVFAVAFGILVLLAAAVLIGYAVRRVQARRPAPAKTGA; encoded by the coding sequence ATGACAGTCCCGGACGACCGGCCATCACCGTCGCCGGGGGCGGCGAAGCAGGTCACGGAGGAGACGGCAGCCCCTGCGGCTGCCGTCGGCCTGTCCGCGCCGCGCTGGCGCGGCGTCCTCGGCTGCATCGTGGCCGCGGCCATGACCGTGCTCGACCTGTCGATGACCAGTACGGCCCTCGGCGGCATCCAGGAGACGCTCCACGCGTCGCTCGCCAAGGGCGCCCTGGTGATCTCGGCGTACGCCACCGCCGAGCTGATCACCCTCTCGCTGAGCGCGTTCCTGACCCGGGTGTTCAGCCCGCGCACGTATCTGACGCTGCTGGTCTGTGTGTTCGTGGGCGGCGCGCTGCTGGCCGCTTCCGCGTGGAACTTCGAGAGCCTGCTTCTCGCCCGCGTCATCCAGGGCTCGGCGAGCGGGGCGATCATGCCGTTCGCCTACTACTCGATCGTGGTGCTGCTGCCGGGCAAGGAGCATCCGAAGGCGATCTCGACGTTCTCCATCATGGTCACCGGCTCCTACGTCCTGGCACCGATCCTGTGCATCACGCTGGCGGAGTGGGCGAGTTGGCGGGCGCTGTACTGCGTGGCCGCTCCGCTGGGCGTGTTCGCGCTGTGGCTGGCGCTGCCCGGGCTGCGAGAGATGCGCCAGGACGAGTCGCCGCTCGGCCGGCGGGCGAACCTGGTGAGCATCGGGGCGGCCGTGGTGGGCCTGTTCTGCGCCCAGTACGCGCTCGACTCGGGACAGTCGCGCGGCTGGTTCGCCTCCGGCGTCGTGACGCTCATGGTCGTGACCGCCGTGGTCGCCGCGGCGGGGTTCGTGTTCACGGAGCTGCGCAGCCGCAACCCGCTGGTCGACCTGCGGCTGCTGCGGCTCAGGCCGTTCCTGGCCTCGTGCGTGTTCAACGTGGTGGCCGGGGTGGCCGTGTACTCGGCGTTCGTCCTGATCCCCTTCTATCTGACCTCGCTCGGCTTCTCGGTCGGGGAGATCGGCACCGTCTCGCTGTACGGCGGCACGGTGCAGCTGGTGATCGCGACGGGGCTGCCGCTGCTGCTGCGCCGGGTCGACGCCTATCTGGTGTCGACGATCGGCGCCGCCGTGTTCGCGCTGGCCGCCCTGCTGCCGCTGCTCGCGGGCTCCGAGCCGCCGTACGCCGTGATCGTGCTGGCGCTGATGGCGCGTTCGGTGGGGTCGGGGCTGCTGCTGGCCGCGCTGGGGCTCATCGCCACGCGCGCACTGCGGTCGGCGCAGGCGTCGTCGGGTTCGCTGCTGTTCAACATGGCGCGCAGCCTGGGCGGTTCGATCGGCGCGGCGTGCTGCGCGGCGTTCCTGGCGATCCGGGAGGCGTACCACGTACGGGCCGGGGACGTGTCCGCGAAGGCGGGGCGGGCGCTGGCGCTGCACGACGTGTTCGCGGTGGCGTTCGGGATCCTCGTCCTGCTCGCCGCCGCGGTCCTGATCGGCTACGCCGTCCGCCGGGTCCAGGCCCGGCGCCCGGCTCCCGCGAAGACCGGGGCGTGA
- a CDS encoding XRE family transcriptional regulator, with protein sequence MIEAVEQVGGRLRQLRRSRSLTLAELADRANLTSGYLANVENGVTTPSLSALSTLAAVLGTDMSAFFPSSGRETVHVHRAAGAEHLKVEAGRARTYTILSARSVDPAFTGLLDHIEPPEVTSPYSCFGERLLLVLEGQIEARVGATVLRLGPGETLHYSSHPEHALKVLSDEPAVILWVVTPAIL encoded by the coding sequence ATGATCGAGGCCGTGGAGCAAGTGGGAGGGCGGTTGCGGCAACTGCGTCGCTCGCGCAGTCTGACCCTGGCCGAGCTCGCCGACCGCGCCAACCTCACCAGTGGATACCTGGCCAACGTCGAAAACGGGGTCACGACTCCCAGCCTCAGCGCGCTGTCCACCCTCGCGGCGGTGCTGGGCACGGACATGTCGGCGTTCTTCCCCTCGTCGGGACGCGAGACGGTGCACGTCCACCGCGCCGCCGGCGCCGAGCACCTGAAGGTGGAGGCCGGCCGGGCCCGGACGTACACGATCCTCTCGGCGCGGTCGGTCGATCCCGCGTTCACCGGGCTGCTCGACCACATCGAACCGCCCGAGGTCACCTCGCCCTACTCCTGCTTCGGCGAGCGGCTGCTGCTCGTGCTGGAGGGTCAGATCGAGGCGCGGGTCGGGGCCACCGTCCTCCGGCTCGGCCCCGGTGAGACGCTGCACTACTCCTCGCATCCCGAGCACGCGCTCAAGGTGCTGTCCGACGAACCCGCGGTGATCCTGTGGGTCGTCACTCCGGCGATCCTGTGA
- a CDS encoding aminopeptidase: MRRLEEFTRGIAELAVTVGANVQPDQIVVVSAEPGHLPLAREIARAAYDRGARFVEASVFDPLLKRVRVEHAKPDTLDFVPPWLGASVLAQGDAGAATVKITGPTQPGALDGLDPVLAGRDMLPMVAERRRVINDRSINWTLVPAPSAAWAAVAYPHLGPDEALVRLVEELTHICRLDEPDPAAAWKERMAHLAGVGERLTAHRFDAIRLRAPGTDVTIGLLPSSRWLTTAMSSRDGIDHLANLPTEELLTTPDPLRVDGVVSATRPLALAGATVEGLRVRFEGGRAVSIEADKNGEALQGYAARDAGAAFLGELALVDGQGRIGPLGTVFHETLLDENAATHLALGWGYVAPVEDPADHPRINTSQIHVDFMIGSDEMTVEGLTADGTAVMVLDRGVWRI; this comes from the coding sequence ATGCGGAGACTTGAGGAATTCACGAGAGGGATCGCAGAGCTCGCCGTCACGGTGGGCGCCAACGTCCAACCGGACCAGATCGTGGTGGTGTCGGCGGAGCCCGGCCATCTGCCGCTCGCCCGCGAGATAGCCCGGGCCGCGTACGACCGCGGCGCCCGCTTCGTCGAGGCCAGCGTGTTCGACCCGCTGCTCAAGCGCGTCCGCGTCGAGCACGCGAAGCCCGACACCCTTGACTTCGTGCCCCCGTGGCTGGGCGCCTCCGTGCTCGCCCAGGGGGACGCCGGAGCCGCGACGGTGAAGATCACGGGTCCGACGCAGCCCGGGGCGCTGGACGGCCTCGATCCCGTGCTCGCCGGGCGGGACATGCTGCCGATGGTCGCCGAACGGCGCCGGGTCATCAACGACCGCAGCATCAACTGGACGCTCGTACCGGCTCCTTCGGCCGCGTGGGCGGCGGTCGCGTATCCGCACCTCGGCCCGGACGAGGCCCTCGTCCGGCTCGTCGAGGAGCTGACCCATATCTGCCGTCTCGACGAACCGGACCCGGCGGCGGCGTGGAAGGAGCGCATGGCCCATCTCGCCGGTGTCGGCGAGCGGTTGACGGCGCACCGGTTCGACGCGATCCGGCTCCGGGCGCCGGGCACGGACGTCACGATCGGCCTGCTGCCCAGCTCGCGCTGGCTGACGACGGCCATGAGCTCACGCGACGGCATCGACCACCTCGCCAACCTCCCCACCGAGGAACTCCTCACCACACCCGACCCGTTGCGCGTCGACGGGGTGGTCAGCGCGACCCGTCCGCTCGCGCTCGCCGGCGCCACGGTGGAGGGGCTGCGCGTCCGCTTCGAGGGCGGCCGGGCCGTGTCCATCGAGGCGGACAAGAACGGGGAGGCGCTCCAGGGGTACGCCGCCCGCGACGCCGGCGCGGCCTTCCTGGGCGAGCTGGCGCTGGTCGACGGCCAGGGCCGCATCGGCCCGCTGGGCACGGTCTTCCACGAGACGCTCCTCGACGAGAACGCGGCGACCCACCTCGCCCTCGGGTGGGGTTACGTCGCACCGGTCGAGGATCCCGCCGACCATCCGCGGATCAACACCTCCCAGATCCACGTCGACTTCATGATCGGCTCGGACGAGATGACCGTGGAGGGCCTGACCGCCGACGGCACGGCGGTGATGGTCCTCGACCGCGGTGTCTGGCGGATCTGA